A DNA window from Alphaproteobacteria bacterium contains the following coding sequences:
- a CDS encoding adenine phosphoribosyltransferase has product MMIKNYIREVPNFPKPGILFYDISTLLADHQAWKKTILELAEKIKYYKPDLLVGIESRGFLLAAPLAIILKCGFIMIRKKGKLPGQIMPYDYDLEYGTDTLEIQTDITKPHQRVVILDDLLATGGTLRAAINLVEKINLKPVASACIIELAFLKGREKIHIPLHSLIQYS; this is encoded by the coding sequence ATCATGATCAAAAACTATATTCGAGAAGTGCCCAATTTCCCCAAACCTGGTATCCTTTTTTATGATATATCAACTCTTTTGGCAGATCACCAAGCTTGGAAAAAAACTATTTTGGAATTAGCTGAAAAAATAAAATATTATAAACCTGATTTACTGGTAGGTATTGAATCGCGTGGGTTCTTATTGGCAGCACCTTTAGCAATAATATTAAAATGCGGATTTATTATGATCCGGAAAAAAGGTAAATTGCCAGGACAAATCATGCCTTATGATTATGATTTAGAATATGGTACAGATACTTTAGAAATACAAACTGATATTACCAAACCACATCAACGTGTTGTCATATTAGATGATTTGTTAGCTACAGGCGGGACATTACGAGCTGCAATTAATTTAGTTGAAAAAATTAATTTAAAACCCGTTGCTTCGGCATGTATTATTGAGCTAGCTTTTCTAAAAGGCCGTGAAAAAATTCATATTCCTCTTCATAGTCTAATTCAATATTCTTGA
- a CDS encoding MOSC N-terminal beta barrel domain-containing protein, whose product MPEISQIIIYPFKSLPGIKLSSARFTSAGILEGDREFAFFTSDGRFVNGKRFEAIHHIRTSFDLSNRLITLWSDTKPYPQSFHMDQQCTQITTWVSQQLNLPNIELKHNPIAGFPDDTKSPGPTLATEASLIAAGNYFNPIISLEEMIERMRVNILISDVEAYWEDTISTNAETGGILKLGDIKLIVTNPCQRCIVPTRNPQTGIATPQFIKTFMQQRYANLPLAVKQDLRYERNSYRLSVNVLGPSNGAIHVRERNVSIEENRIPLRKFDGKTSTELLKNNFLLN is encoded by the coding sequence ATGCCTGAAATTTCACAAATTATTATTTACCCATTTAAATCTTTACCGGGAATAAAATTATCATCTGCTAGATTTACCTCCGCCGGTATTTTAGAAGGGGATAGAGAATTTGCTTTTTTTACTTCAGATGGCCGTTTTGTAAACGGAAAAAGATTTGAAGCTATTCATCATATACGAACTTCTTTTGATTTATCTAATCGTTTAATAACTTTATGGTCAGATACAAAACCATACCCTCAATCTTTTCATATGGACCAACAATGCACACAAATTACAACTTGGGTTTCACAACAGCTTAATCTTCCGAATATTGAATTAAAGCATAATCCTATTGCGGGTTTTCCTGATGATACAAAATCGCCTGGTCCAACATTAGCAACTGAAGCTTCACTTATTGCAGCGGGCAATTATTTTAATCCAATTATTTCCTTAGAAGAAATGATTGAAAGAATGAGGGTTAATATTCTAATTAGTGATGTTGAAGCTTATTGGGAAGATACAATTTCGACGAATGCAGAAACAGGTGGAATATTAAAATTAGGGGATATAAAGTTGATTGTTACTAATCCTTGTCAACGTTGTATTGTTCCAACACGCAATCCTCAAACGGGAATTGCCACGCCCCAATTTATAAAAACATTTATGCAGCAGCGTTATGCAAATTTACCGCTAGCTGTAAAACAAGATTTACGGTATGAAAGAAACTCTTATAGGCTTTCGGTAAATGTACTTGGACCTAGCAATGGTGCAATCCATGTCAGGGAGAGAAATGTTAGTATAGAAGAAAATCGGATTCCTCTTAGAAAATTTGATGGAAAAACGTCAACAGAACTTTTAAAAAATAATTTTCTTTTAAATTAA
- the sseA gene encoding 3-mercaptopyruvate sulfurtransferase yields MNDFKDNIVSTDWLFDHLNDLNICVVDATYHLPSLNRNAHKEFANKHIPGAVFFDIDLIANQKSDLPHMIPSAEQFAKEVGNLGISNKHYIIIYDTYGLLSAARVWWMFRLFGHTSVAVLDGGLIKWENEKKPLSSQNIPYQPEKFNAALQPNLIRYKQDIQDNLNIKQSAQIIDARDTRIFSGLIEGKWPGRRPGHIPNSINLPFQILLNSQQKTFIDKQQIQEIVRNKSIDLQKSIITTCGSGITACILALALHIIGYENAAVYDGSWAEWGLPGDTPVSTDENI; encoded by the coding sequence ATGAATGATTTTAAAGATAATATTGTAAGTACAGATTGGCTTTTTGACCATCTGAACGATCTAAATATTTGCGTTGTTGATGCAACGTATCATTTACCAAGTCTTAATAGAAATGCCCATAAAGAATTTGCAAATAAACACATCCCAGGAGCTGTGTTTTTTGATATTGATCTGATCGCTAATCAAAAATCAGATCTGCCCCATATGATACCTTCAGCTGAACAATTTGCTAAGGAAGTTGGTAATTTGGGTATTAGCAACAAACATTATATTATTATTTATGACACTTATGGTTTATTAAGTGCTGCAAGGGTATGGTGGATGTTTCGTTTATTTGGTCACACATCCGTAGCTGTCCTTGATGGAGGGTTGATAAAATGGGAGAATGAAAAAAAACCTTTATCATCTCAAAACATACCATATCAACCAGAAAAATTTAACGCTGCTCTGCAACCTAATTTAATACGTTATAAACAAGATATTCAAGATAATTTAAATATAAAACAATCTGCACAAATTATTGATGCACGTGATACAAGAATATTTTCTGGTTTAATAGAGGGTAAATGGCCTGGGAGGAGACCCGGTCATATTCCAAACAGTATTAATTTACCATTTCAAATATTATTAAATAGTCAGCAAAAAACTTTTATAGACAAGCAGCAAATACAGGAAATCGTTAGAAACAAATCTATTGATTTACAAAAATCTATCATAACAACATGTGGTTCTGGTATTACAGCATGTATTTTAGCCTTAGCATTACATATAATTGGATATGAAAATGCCGCCGTTTATGATGGATCATGGGCAGAATGGGGATTACCAGGGGATACACCCGTAAGTACAGATGAAAATATTTGA
- a CDS encoding ABC transporter substrate-binding protein yields MFRSLYKIHAFLPELFDQFVQGQVTRRDFLRYSTLLGLSASSAFSLIGCDDDNKEQNAQSNQEQPQSTIPEQIKPGGKVTIGMRLPNIDSPHNFGWSYSANVVRQVCDYLTRTGSDNITKPWLLEKWQASDDLKRWTFTLRSGITWSNGDSLTVEQVIWNIKRWLDPRINSPMMALMKNYLLEDVATGIKTAKGQDLRETRLWSQSAIEQIDEKSFRINCHNPQIAIPEHFFHFTALILHPSENGKFGVGSLGTGPFILREFVKEKYALLVKREDYWHHKVMLDEVEFIDFGDDAAKPIAAIAGEKIDGLHEASTTQYVALERLNQLEFYQIPSAQTAVVRMQPIHAEWHDMRVRKALKLALDNQKILQISHLGLGLVGEHHHVSLLHSDYAKLPPIQPNIAKAKELLAEAGFPNGFSTEIVCKKDPDWELIAVQAMSQMWHEIGVDVRINVVSSSQYWESWKSDSIPFAFTSWTHFPFGTMALDLAYGTGSPWNESYYSNPVFDELLLKAGSIFDPKARSGVMAELEYIMQEEGPICQPLWRTLFTVMHKRIGGFILHPSGYIFAEDLWIQP; encoded by the coding sequence ATGTTTAGAAGCCTATATAAAATTCATGCCTTTTTACCTGAGCTATTTGACCAATTTGTACAAGGTCAAGTTACAAGACGTGATTTTTTACGTTATTCTACTTTACTTGGACTCTCAGCATCATCAGCTTTCTCTTTAATAGGTTGCGATGATGATAATAAAGAACAAAATGCTCAATCTAATCAAGAGCAACCTCAATCTACTATTCCAGAACAAATAAAACCTGGGGGCAAAGTTACAATTGGTATGAGGTTACCTAATATAGACAGTCCTCATAATTTTGGGTGGAGCTATAGCGCAAATGTTGTTCGCCAAGTTTGCGATTATTTAACTCGTACAGGAAGTGATAATATTACAAAGCCTTGGCTGTTGGAAAAATGGCAAGCTAGTGATGATTTAAAGCGTTGGACTTTCACTTTACGTTCAGGAATTACATGGTCTAATGGGGATTCGTTAACAGTAGAACAAGTGATATGGAACATTAAAAGATGGCTTGATCCCAGAATTAACTCACCCATGATGGCTTTGATGAAAAACTATTTATTAGAAGATGTGGCCACAGGTATTAAAACAGCCAAGGGCCAGGATCTTAGAGAAACAAGATTATGGTCACAATCTGCAATTGAACAAATTGATGAAAAAAGTTTTCGAATTAATTGTCATAATCCACAAATTGCGATACCTGAACATTTTTTTCATTTTACTGCTTTAATTTTACACCCTAGTGAAAATGGAAAATTTGGGGTTGGTTCATTAGGTACGGGACCTTTTATATTAAGAGAGTTTGTTAAAGAAAAATATGCCTTGTTGGTGAAACGAGAAGACTATTGGCATCATAAGGTTATGTTAGATGAAGTGGAATTTATAGATTTTGGTGATGATGCAGCAAAACCAATAGCAGCTATTGCGGGAGAAAAGATTGATGGACTTCATGAAGCTTCAACAACACAATATGTTGCTCTAGAACGATTAAATCAATTAGAGTTTTATCAAATACCTAGTGCCCAAACAGCAGTTGTGCGTATGCAACCTATACACGCTGAATGGCATGATATGCGTGTACGAAAAGCATTAAAATTAGCTTTAGATAATCAAAAAATTTTGCAAATTAGCCATTTGGGTTTAGGTTTGGTTGGTGAGCACCATCATGTATCTTTATTACATTCAGATTATGCCAAACTACCACCAATACAGCCAAATATTGCAAAAGCTAAAGAGCTTTTAGCAGAAGCTGGGTTTCCTAATGGTTTCTCTACAGAGATTGTTTGTAAAAAAGATCCGGATTGGGAATTAATTGCTGTACAAGCTATGAGCCAGATGTGGCATGAAATTGGTGTGGATGTAAGGATAAATGTTGTGTCATCATCACAATATTGGGAATCGTGGAAAAGCGATTCTATACCTTTTGCTTTTACATCTTGGACACATTTTCCTTTTGGTACAATGGCGTTAGATCTTGCTTATGGGACAGGATCCCCTTGGAATGAAAGCTATTATAGTAATCCTGTATTTGATGAATTATTACTTAAAGCTGGATCTATTTTTGATCCAAAAGCACGCTCAGGTGTGATGGCTGAATTAGAATATATTATGCAAGAAGAAGGACCTATTTGCCAACCCTTATGGCGTACACTTTTTACTGTAATGCATAAGAGAATAGGAGGATTTATATTACATCCTTCTGGTTATATTTTTGCCGAAGATTTATGGATTCAACCATAA
- a CDS encoding M3 family oligoendopeptidase codes for MLPVWNLKDFYSDYKSNEIENDLKKLQDQSLEFSKKYQTKIASLTSEELYEAISDYEKLQELCGKLLSYAELYHAQDMSNDTIAAFYQTVQEKVNSLSSQILFFNIELNKIEDQMFEHHINSTALLHYKSWLKELRLFRAHQLSEEIEKLLYERSIVGRASWVRLFNETITSIKINLNQKTLSLDETLNLLSNKDEDQRRQAGEQISKALARHIKTFSLITNVLAKDKEIDDTWRHYPHPLAARNLSNQVEDKTVEILVNTVIDFWPRLSHRYYKLKAQLLKKEHLNYWDRLAPFPFEDDQNISWDTAKNIVLESYTMFSPEMAKIGKRFFDNNWIDAALRPGKSPGAFAHPTVPSLHPYLLVNYHGKSRDVMTLAHELGHGVHQMLAAKQGMLLSDTPLTLAETASVFGEMLVFRKLLSQTIDPKARFILLASKIEDMLNTVVRQIAFHEFERQIHMKRRKSELTPEQIGEIWLDIQKRSLGPVFQFHTDYQYYWSYIPHFIHTPFYVYAYAFGDCLVNSLYAVYQKDNKNFIPKYFMMLEAGGTKRYDELLESFDLQPKDPLFWANGLKIVEQLIDELASIKL; via the coding sequence ATGCTACCAGTTTGGAATTTAAAAGATTTCTATTCTGATTATAAATCTAATGAAATCGAAAATGATTTAAAAAAACTTCAAGATCAATCTCTAGAGTTCTCTAAAAAATACCAAACTAAAATAGCCTCTTTAACAAGTGAAGAGCTATATGAAGCTATTAGTGATTATGAGAAATTACAAGAATTGTGTGGAAAGTTATTAAGTTATGCAGAACTGTATCATGCCCAAGATATGAGCAATGATACAATTGCTGCATTTTATCAAACAGTTCAAGAAAAAGTTAATAGTTTATCAAGCCAAATTCTATTTTTTAATATTGAGCTTAATAAAATAGAAGATCAAATGTTTGAACATCATATAAATTCAACAGCTTTATTACATTATAAATCATGGCTAAAAGAATTACGATTATTTCGTGCCCATCAGCTTTCTGAAGAAATAGAAAAGCTTTTATATGAAAGATCTATTGTGGGTCGAGCATCGTGGGTAAGATTATTTAATGAAACAATAACTTCAATAAAAATTAATTTAAATCAAAAAACATTGTCATTAGATGAAACATTAAATTTACTTTCAAATAAAGATGAAGATCAAAGAAGACAAGCAGGTGAACAAATATCTAAAGCTTTAGCTCGCCATATTAAAACTTTTTCTCTTATTACAAATGTTTTAGCAAAAGATAAAGAAATAGACGATACGTGGCGGCATTATCCCCATCCTCTTGCTGCACGTAATTTATCTAATCAAGTTGAAGATAAAACAGTTGAAATATTGGTAAATACAGTTATTGATTTTTGGCCGCGTTTATCTCATCGTTATTATAAATTAAAAGCTCAATTATTAAAAAAAGAGCATTTAAATTATTGGGATCGTTTAGCACCATTTCCTTTTGAAGATGATCAAAATATCTCGTGGGATACAGCAAAGAATATTGTTTTAGAATCTTATACAATGTTTTCGCCCGAAATGGCTAAAATTGGAAAGCGTTTCTTTGATAATAATTGGATTGATGCGGCTTTGCGACCAGGAAAATCACCCGGCGCGTTTGCTCATCCTACTGTACCATCTCTTCATCCTTATTTGCTTGTTAATTATCATGGTAAATCACGTGATGTGATGACTTTGGCACACGAACTAGGACATGGTGTTCATCAAATGTTAGCAGCAAAACAGGGAATGCTTTTATCAGATACACCATTAACTTTAGCAGAAACAGCTTCCGTTTTTGGAGAAATGTTAGTCTTTAGGAAATTGTTAAGCCAAACCATAGATCCTAAAGCAAGATTTATTTTATTAGCATCTAAGATTGAAGATATGCTTAATACCGTTGTACGTCAAATTGCTTTCCATGAATTTGAGCGGCAAATTCATATGAAGAGAAGAAAATCAGAATTAACGCCAGAACAAATTGGTGAAATTTGGTTAGATATACAAAAACGTAGTTTAGGTCCTGTTTTTCAATTTCATACGGATTATCAATATTATTGGTCTTATATACCGCATTTTATACATACCCCATTTTATGTTTATGCTTATGCATTTGGGGATTGTTTGGTAAATTCGCTGTATGCTGTTTACCAAAAAGATAATAAAAATTTTATACCAAAGTATTTTATGATGCTTGAAGCTGGTGGTACAAAACGTTATGATGAACTTTTAGAATCATTTGATTTACAACCCAAAGACCCTTTATTTTGGGCAAATGGATTAAAAATCGTTGAACAGCTTATTGATGAATTAGCTTCTATAAAATTATAA
- a CDS encoding HIT family protein, giving the protein MKENFKLHYQLEADSIPLRIFDLCIVRLINEKHWPWLVLVPQRDIKEIDDLSIEDQHKLIGEITKASHWLRTAFYPDKINVGSMGNIVTQFHVHVVARYKNDPLWPMPVWRALPPVRLTQQEIQERIDQLTKVEFL; this is encoded by the coding sequence ATGAAAGAAAATTTTAAACTTCATTATCAATTAGAAGCAGACAGTATTCCACTGCGTATTTTTGATCTGTGTATAGTGCGGTTAATTAATGAGAAACATTGGCCCTGGCTTGTCTTAGTACCTCAACGCGATATCAAAGAAATTGATGATTTATCAATTGAAGATCAACATAAATTAATTGGTGAAATAACTAAAGCTAGCCATTGGTTACGTACAGCTTTTTATCCAGATAAAATTAATGTTGGATCTATGGGTAATATAGTTACTCAATTTCATGTACATGTTGTTGCTCGCTATAAAAATGATCCTCTTTGGCCAATGCCTGTTTGGCGTGCTCTTCCCCCTGTTCGTCTTACCCAACAAGAAATTCAAGAACGTATTGATCAATTAACGAAAGTCGAGTTTTTATAG
- a CDS encoding CoA-acylating methylmalonate-semialdehyde dehydrogenase, translating into MVQKLKHFINGTFVDGQSKRFADIFNPATGEKIKEVPLASKNEVDQAVISALKVWPKWASTPALQRARIMFKFKTLIENNIDRLAALVTEEHGKTLSDAKGSCIRGLEVVEFACGIPHLLKGEFSENVGTSVDSWSIRQPLGIAAGITPFNFPVMVPLWMFPLAIACGNCFILKPSERDPSAPLFLAELMQEAGLPEGVLHVINGDKEAVDAILTHPDISAVSFVGSTPVAQYIYNTGCANGKRVQALGGAKNHMIIMPDADLDQATDALMGAGYGSAGERCMAISVAVAIGDKVGDALVERLSPKVRALKIAPGTDPEAEMGPLVTQAHFDKVKNYIDIGQKEGAKLVVDGRHLKLQGYEKGYFMGGSLFDHVQPTMRIYKEEIFGPVLCILRVPEYNQALSLINQHEYGNGTAIFTRDGDAARDFTSKVKVGMVGVNIPIPVPMAFHSFGGWKKSLFGDHNTHGTDAVRFYSKTKTITARWPTGIRSGAEYIMPTLK; encoded by the coding sequence ATGGTACAAAAATTAAAGCACTTTATTAATGGTACTTTTGTCGACGGACAAAGCAAGAGATTTGCTGATATTTTTAATCCAGCTACAGGTGAAAAAATAAAAGAGGTTCCTTTGGCTAGTAAAAATGAAGTTGATCAAGCAGTTATAAGTGCTTTAAAAGTTTGGCCTAAATGGGCTTCAACACCGGCTCTGCAACGAGCGAGAATTATGTTTAAATTTAAAACTTTAATTGAAAACAATATAGATCGTTTAGCAGCTTTAGTTACAGAAGAACATGGGAAGACTCTTAGTGATGCTAAAGGATCTTGTATACGTGGATTAGAAGTTGTTGAATTTGCATGTGGTATACCTCATCTTTTAAAGGGTGAATTTAGCGAAAATGTTGGTACATCTGTTGATAGTTGGTCTATAAGACAACCTTTAGGTATTGCTGCTGGAATTACTCCTTTTAATTTTCCTGTTATGGTACCTTTATGGATGTTTCCTTTAGCAATTGCTTGTGGAAATTGCTTTATTTTAAAGCCATCAGAACGTGATCCATCGGCACCTTTATTTTTAGCTGAATTAATGCAAGAAGCAGGATTACCTGAAGGTGTATTACATGTCATTAATGGGGATAAAGAAGCTGTTGATGCAATTCTTACCCATCCAGACATCAGTGCTGTAAGCTTCGTTGGATCTACACCTGTAGCTCAATATATTTATAATACTGGATGCGCCAATGGAAAACGCGTGCAAGCTTTGGGTGGTGCAAAAAATCATATGATTATTATGCCCGATGCTGATCTAGATCAGGCAACTGATGCATTAATGGGTGCCGGTTATGGTTCTGCGGGGGAACGTTGTATGGCAATTTCTGTTGCAGTTGCTATTGGTGATAAAGTTGGAGATGCATTAGTTGAACGCTTATCTCCAAAAGTGCGGGCTTTAAAAATAGCTCCTGGTACAGATCCGGAAGCAGAGATGGGCCCGTTGGTTACCCAAGCTCATTTTGATAAAGTAAAAAATTATATTGATATAGGCCAAAAAGAAGGTGCCAAGCTTGTTGTCGATGGGCGGCATTTAAAATTACAAGGCTATGAAAAAGGCTATTTTATGGGGGGGTCTTTATTTGACCATGTACAACCCACTATGCGTATTTATAAAGAAGAAATTTTTGGACCTGTTCTATGTATACTTCGTGTACCAGAATACAACCAAGCCTTATCTCTAATTAACCAACATGAATATGGAAATGGTACTGCCATTTTTACAAGAGATGGGGATGCTGCTCGTGATTTCACATCAAAAGTTAAAGTTGGAATGGTAGGTGTTAATATTCCTATACCTGTTCCTATGGCATTTCACAGTTTTGGAGGATGGAAAAAATCTTTATTTGGTGATCATAATACTCACGGAACTGACGCTGTAAGATTTTATTCAAAAACTAAAACTATTACAGCCCGTTGGCCAACTGGTATAAGATCAGGGGCCGAATATATTATGCCAACCTTAAAATAA
- a CDS encoding N-acetyltransferase, whose product MTDIILEKPDHHIGIESLLDQAFGQNRYQKTSYQYRQSIPPVKDLCHVIVENDQVIATIRYWQILIDQHPISTLLLGPIAVAKSHRGLGLGLKLGHYTLNKAAELGYELAFLVGDIAYYQRFGFEFSSPYGFVMPNEKAERLLVKELNNLTTFLKNINSEVKATLLPLKSNNIQVA is encoded by the coding sequence ATGACTGATATTATTCTTGAAAAACCTGATCATCATATTGGAATTGAATCATTGCTTGATCAGGCTTTTGGCCAAAATAGATATCAAAAAACTTCTTATCAATATCGTCAATCTATTCCACCTGTTAAGGATTTATGTCATGTAATAGTTGAGAATGACCAAGTCATTGCTACGATACGTTATTGGCAAATACTTATTGATCAACATCCAATTTCAACTCTTTTATTAGGTCCGATTGCGGTGGCTAAATCCCATAGGGGATTAGGTCTTGGATTAAAACTAGGACATTATACGTTGAATAAAGCTGCTGAACTAGGTTATGAATTGGCTTTTTTAGTAGGGGATATTGCATATTATCAGCGTTTTGGGTTTGAGTTCTCTAGCCCATATGGTTTTGTTATGCCAAATGAAAAAGCTGAAAGATTATTGGTTAAAGAACTAAATAACCTCACTACATTTCTTAAAAATATTAATTCTGAAGTGAAAGCTACTTTGCTACCGTTAAAGTCAAATAATATTCAAGTTGCCTAA
- a CDS encoding long-chain fatty acid--CoA ligase: MGEKLQQESWQNLPDMFFKQAEKYQKQKLLGYRHHNQWHTLSWEEIADSIKKLAGNLIQAGIKQGDRVAILSESRPEWLIADFAIMSAHAITVPIYITNTIKDHSYIVNHSNIKVAIISNEKLLKKFLPSLGQKNSLEFIILMNDTYSINPIEKVKIYSWKNFIEQKTTYQNKIQQLISQIKLDETCCFIYTSGTGGTPKAVMLSHKAILSNCESTYEILKDFGLNHEIFLSFLPLSHAYEHMAGQFFPLSIGAQIFYAENADKLGEAMLQVKPTIMTAVPRLYEILYERILHNLKKTSKIKQFLFHLTWNLGRKQYEYPNSLTWKEKLLNKILEKLIRNKVRNRFGGRLKVLVSGGAALNYEIGLFFTALGVRILQGYGQTEAAPVISVNPISKIKLHTVGLPLKDVEIKLAEDNEILVRGKSIMKGYWQDPIATNLALQNDWLHTGDIGQIDDEGYLSITDRKKDIIVLSGGETISPSRIESFISLEAEISQSMVYGDKHPYIVALIVPNSDYRKEFYEKNLLIENQTNIISEPLFIKAMGKVIEKINQNLSSVEKIRRFILISEEFTIENGLLTPSLKIKRHKILEKYKNNLEKLFT, encoded by the coding sequence ATGGGGGAGAAATTGCAACAAGAATCATGGCAAAATTTGCCAGATATGTTTTTTAAACAAGCAGAAAAATATCAGAAACAAAAATTATTAGGATATCGTCATCATAACCAATGGCACACATTAAGCTGGGAGGAGATTGCTGACTCTATAAAAAAACTAGCAGGCAATTTAATCCAAGCAGGTATCAAACAAGGGGATCGCGTTGCCATTTTATCTGAAAGTCGTCCCGAATGGCTTATTGCCGATTTTGCAATTATGAGCGCACACGCTATTACTGTCCCAATATATATAACAAATACCATCAAAGATCATAGTTATATTGTTAATCATAGCAACATTAAAGTTGCGATTATATCCAACGAAAAATTATTAAAAAAGTTTTTACCTAGTCTCGGTCAAAAAAATTCCCTGGAATTTATTATTTTAATGAATGATACCTACTCAATTAATCCAATAGAAAAGGTAAAAATTTATTCATGGAAAAATTTTATAGAACAAAAAACTACTTATCAAAATAAAATCCAACAACTTATTTCACAAATTAAATTAGATGAAACATGTTGCTTTATTTATACTTCAGGAACAGGTGGTACACCTAAAGCTGTTATGTTATCCCATAAAGCTATTTTAAGTAATTGTGAAAGCACCTATGAAATACTAAAGGATTTTGGATTGAATCATGAAATTTTTCTAAGTTTCCTTCCCTTATCTCATGCCTATGAACACATGGCTGGACAATTCTTTCCTCTATCTATTGGTGCTCAAATTTTTTATGCAGAAAATGCTGACAAATTGGGAGAAGCAATGCTTCAGGTGAAACCTACAATTATGACAGCCGTTCCTAGACTTTATGAGATATTATATGAGCGTATTTTACATAATCTCAAAAAAACATCAAAAATAAAGCAATTTTTATTTCATCTGACCTGGAATTTAGGTCGCAAACAATATGAATATCCAAATTCTTTAACTTGGAAAGAAAAATTATTAAATAAAATTTTAGAAAAACTAATTCGTAATAAAGTACGTAATCGTTTTGGTGGACGATTAAAAGTCTTGGTTTCAGGTGGGGCCGCCCTAAATTATGAAATTGGGCTTTTTTTTACAGCTCTTGGTGTTCGAATTTTACAAGGATATGGCCAAACCGAAGCTGCTCCTGTCATTAGTGTGAATCCTATTTCAAAAATTAAACTTCACACTGTGGGACTGCCTCTCAAGGACGTAGAAATTAAATTAGCAGAAGATAACGAAATTCTTGTTCGTGGAAAATCTATTATGAAAGGTTACTGGCAAGATCCAATTGCAACGAATCTTGCACTTCAAAATGATTGGTTGCACACAGGCGATATAGGCCAAATTGACGACGAAGGTTATTTATCCATCACAGATCGCAAAAAAGATATCATTGTTCTTTCTGGCGGGGAAACAATATCTCCTTCTAGAATTGAAAGCTTTATTTCTTTAGAAGCTGAGATTAGTCAAAGTATGGTATATGGAGACAAACATCCTTATATTGTGGCATTAATAGTACCAAATTCTGATTATAGAAAAGAATTTTACGAAAAAAATCTTTTGATTGAAAATCAAACAAATATAATAAGCGAGCCTCTTTTTATTAAAGCTATGGGTAAAGTAATTGAAAAAATTAACCAAAATCTTTCATCAGTTGAAAAAATTCGTCGTTTTATTTTGATTTCAGAAGAATTTACTATTGAAAATGGCCTTTTAACACCTTCATTAAAAATAAAAAGGCATAAGATTTTAGAAAAATATAAAAATAATCTAGAAAAACTTTTTACTTAA